A genomic window from Algoriphagus sp. Y33 includes:
- a CDS encoding OmpP1/FadL family transporter — MRISILVLSLCLISTSYTLAQSGYFEDAYRFSQVQPAGSARIMGIGGTQWSLGGDVSNIAGNPAGLGFFRASEASATVGFSDWGAETNYMGQNRSYNTTNFSLPNVSFVMANPKSDFERGAFKGGTFGISIQRIANFNTEYGYYSDQPGETSIIDFYLQDAQGFPENQVANFGLTGMAYKTYQINPRLDNNGNVIPGEYESVNGLIAPFQDENVTQEGSSSQITFAYGANFNHKLFVGGSVGIRTLNFTSRKIYNEEFLEGPLINSSLQENLFINGGGVNLNLGLIYKPIDYLNLGFTFQTPTWYALNDEYNANMYTNYDNYEFEGEVLQEIYEETDIFVSSFSLNTPLKIGGGATVFLGKNGFISADVDWVDYSAARINSSDFDEGPDNQQIQNLYTSTINFRFGAEYRLSNFRLRGGYGYYGDPIANSDFDRSTQQISGGLGVKINKFSVDFALVNQKFNTLYSSYQVLDTQGNNIGPLTEIKNNQLNGVLTVGLSF, encoded by the coding sequence ATGAGAATATCCATTCTGGTTTTATCCCTATGTTTAATTTCCACCTCTTATACACTGGCACAAAGTGGATATTTTGAGGACGCATATCGCTTCAGTCAAGTACAGCCCGCCGGCTCAGCCCGCATTATGGGAATTGGCGGAACACAATGGTCACTTGGTGGCGATGTGTCCAATATCGCAGGAAATCCTGCAGGACTAGGTTTCTTCAGGGCCTCAGAGGCAAGTGCTACTGTTGGGTTCAGCGACTGGGGAGCGGAAACAAATTATATGGGGCAAAATAGAAGTTATAATACCACTAATTTCTCGCTGCCAAATGTGAGTTTCGTGATGGCAAATCCAAAAAGTGACTTCGAAAGAGGAGCATTCAAAGGTGGGACCTTTGGAATAAGTATTCAGCGGATTGCCAATTTTAATACTGAATATGGATATTATTCCGACCAGCCGGGAGAAACATCCATTATCGATTTTTATTTACAGGATGCCCAGGGGTTTCCTGAAAATCAAGTCGCAAACTTCGGGTTAACAGGAATGGCCTACAAAACGTATCAAATCAATCCAAGACTGGACAATAACGGCAATGTTATTCCAGGTGAATATGAATCTGTCAACGGGTTGATTGCCCCTTTTCAGGATGAAAATGTTACCCAAGAGGGAAGTTCTAGCCAGATAACTTTTGCTTATGGTGCTAATTTCAACCATAAATTATTTGTAGGAGGATCCGTTGGTATCCGAACACTCAATTTCACTTCTAGGAAGATCTATAATGAAGAGTTTCTGGAAGGCCCATTGATCAACTCTAGTCTTCAGGAGAATCTGTTTATAAACGGTGGCGGAGTAAATCTTAACTTGGGATTGATATACAAGCCGATAGATTACTTAAATCTTGGCTTCACCTTCCAAACCCCTACTTGGTATGCCTTAAATGACGAATACAATGCAAATATGTATACCAATTATGATAATTATGAATTTGAGGGAGAGGTGCTACAAGAGATATATGAGGAAACAGATATTTTTGTCAGCTCATTCAGCTTAAATACACCTCTGAAAATAGGCGGCGGTGCTACTGTATTCTTGGGTAAAAACGGGTTTATTTCAGCGGATGTAGATTGGGTGGATTACAGTGCTGCCAGAATCAATTCCAGTGATTTTGATGAAGGGCCTGATAATCAACAAATTCAAAATCTATACACCAGCACAATCAACTTCAGGTTCGGTGCAGAATATAGACTGAGCAATTTCAGACTTAGAGGAGGTTATGGCTATTATGGTGACCCAATTGCAAATTCTGACTTCGACAGAAGTACGCAGCAGATAAGTGGTGGTCTTGGCGTGAAAATCAATAAATTCTCTGTGGACTTTGCTCTGGTAAATCAAAAGTTCAATACACTATACAGTAGCTATCAAGTATTGGACACTCAGGGAAACAATATCGGTCCTTTGACCGAAATCAAAAACAACCAGCTCAACGGGGTACTTACAGTGGGGCTTAGTTTCTAA
- the proS gene encoding proline--tRNA ligase, protein MSKGLPKRSEDYSLWYNELVKKADLAENSAVRGCMVIKPYGYSIWEKMQAELDRMFKETGHSNAYFPLFIPKSYLSKEASHVEGFAKECAVVTHYRLKNAEDGSGVIVDPEAKLDEELIVRPTSETVIWSTYKNWVQSYRDLPLLVNQWANVVRWEMRTRLFLRTTEFLWQEGHTAHATKKEAEAETMQMMNVYAQFAEDFMALPVVKGRKTESERFAGADDTLCIEAMMQDGKALQAGTSHFLGQNFAKAFDVKFATKEGGLEYVWGTSWGVSTRLMGALIMAHSDDNGLVLPPKLAPIQVVIIPIYRKEEELDAITEKASEIISELRKAGVSVKYDNRDTHKPGWKFAEHELKGVPLRIAIGPRDLENGTIEIARRDTLTKEQFELDSLPISEKITAMLDEIQKSIYSKALAFKGEMTTEVNSWDEFKEVLEDRGGFLSAHWDGTSETEEKIKDLTKATIRCIPLDREEESGACVYSGKPSAGRVLFAKAY, encoded by the coding sequence ATGAGTAAAGGACTACCTAAGAGAAGCGAAGATTATTCGCTATGGTACAATGAATTAGTGAAAAAAGCCGATTTGGCAGAGAATTCGGCCGTCAGAGGATGTATGGTCATCAAGCCCTATGGCTATTCTATTTGGGAGAAAATGCAGGCTGAGCTTGACCGTATGTTTAAGGAAACTGGCCATTCCAATGCTTATTTCCCGCTTTTTATTCCAAAATCATACTTAAGCAAGGAAGCTAGCCACGTAGAGGGATTTGCTAAGGAGTGTGCTGTAGTCACTCATTACAGATTGAAAAATGCTGAGGATGGAAGTGGTGTGATTGTAGATCCTGAAGCTAAACTCGATGAAGAGCTAATCGTACGTCCTACTTCGGAAACGGTTATATGGAGCACGTATAAAAATTGGGTGCAGTCCTATAGGGATCTTCCACTGCTGGTTAACCAGTGGGCAAACGTAGTTCGTTGGGAAATGAGAACTAGGCTTTTCCTTCGAACCACAGAATTCTTATGGCAGGAAGGGCATACAGCCCATGCCACCAAAAAAGAAGCTGAAGCTGAGACTATGCAAATGATGAATGTCTATGCACAGTTTGCTGAAGATTTTATGGCTTTGCCTGTAGTGAAGGGAAGAAAAACAGAAAGTGAGCGTTTTGCAGGAGCCGATGACACCTTGTGTATCGAGGCCATGATGCAGGATGGGAAAGCACTACAGGCTGGAACTTCCCATTTTTTGGGACAGAATTTTGCCAAGGCTTTCGATGTGAAATTTGCAACTAAAGAAGGAGGATTAGAATATGTTTGGGGGACTTCGTGGGGTGTAAGTACACGTTTGATGGGGGCCTTGATTATGGCTCACTCGGATGACAATGGGTTGGTTCTACCTCCGAAATTGGCTCCAATACAAGTGGTGATTATCCCGATTTATAGAAAGGAGGAAGAATTGGATGCCATTACCGAAAAAGCAAGTGAGATTATTTCCGAGCTTCGCAAAGCCGGAGTTTCAGTGAAATATGATAACCGCGATACACATAAGCCTGGATGGAAATTTGCAGAGCATGAATTGAAAGGCGTGCCGCTTAGAATTGCAATCGGACCAAGAGATTTGGAAAATGGTACAATTGAAATAGCCAGAAGAGATACCTTGACTAAAGAGCAATTTGAATTGGATTCCCTACCGATTTCAGAAAAGATAACGGCTATGCTTGATGAAATTCAGAAAAGTATTTATTCCAAAGCATTAGCCTTTAAAGGGGAAATGACCACGGAAGTAAATTCTTGGGATGAATTTAAAGAAGTATTGGAAGATAGAGGTGGGTTTTTGTCCGCCCATTGGGACGGCACTTCAGAGACAGAAGAAAAAATCAAGGATCTCACCAAAGCAACGATACGGTGTATTCCTTTAGATAGGGAAGAAGAAAGTGGCGCTTGTGTCTATTCAGGCAAACCTTCCGCAGGCAGAGTTCTTTTTGCAAAAGCCTATTAA
- a CDS encoding NfeD family protein: MTILVLSSLLLIGLILLLAEVLFVPGTTVVGIFGLAVSLAGVVYAFLSFDAEIAWWITSVAVILNLAAIVYGFSSGVWNRFSLKSAMQGGAFDGRTEALRIGMQGITVSDLKPIGKASFEDVVYEVKSENGFVSVGTEVIIIKIENNKILVK, encoded by the coding sequence ATGACAATTCTAGTACTCTCCAGCCTCCTACTTATAGGTCTCATCCTCTTACTTGCCGAGGTTCTGTTTGTTCCGGGAACTACGGTGGTCGGAATCTTTGGGCTTGCTGTGAGTTTGGCAGGGGTGGTCTATGCTTTTCTTAGTTTTGATGCTGAGATAGCCTGGTGGATCACTTCAGTGGCAGTTATTTTGAATCTTGCTGCTATTGTTTATGGGTTTAGCTCCGGAGTTTGGAATCGTTTTTCCCTTAAATCTGCCATGCAGGGAGGAGCTTTTGATGGACGGACTGAGGCTTTACGGATAGGGATGCAAGGTATCACAGTATCTGATCTCAAACCTATAGGAAAAGCTAGTTTTGAAGACGTAGTGTATGAGGTGAAATCTGAAAATGGTTTTGTTTCTGTGGGAACAGAAGTAATTATTATCAAAATCGAAAACAATAAAATTTTAGTAAAATAA
- the floA gene encoding flotillin-like protein FloA (flotillin-like protein involved in membrane lipid rafts) encodes MENLDPSSSMFILVAAVAGIVLLFIFLYFVPVNLWITAQFSNVRVGIGELIGMRIRKVPPSIIVNSLITATKAGLELTTNDLETHYMAGGNIPNVIRALISADKANINLTFKQATAIDLAGRDVFEAVQISVNPKVINTPNVAAVAADGIQLIAKARVTVRANIAQLVGGAGEETILARVGEGIVTSIGSAATHKSVLENPDKISKLVLQRGLDAGTAFEILSIDIADIDVGTNIGAKLQIDQASADLKVAEARAEERRAMAVALEQEMKARNVEMRAKVIEAEAEVPRALAEAFRSGRLGVMDYYKMENIQSDTSMRESIANSETDSKDSSKGKNEKK; translated from the coding sequence ATGGAGAATCTAGATCCGAGCAGTTCAATGTTCATCCTAGTGGCTGCGGTCGCGGGAATAGTCCTACTTTTCATCTTTTTGTACTTTGTTCCTGTTAATCTATGGATCACTGCCCAATTTTCGAATGTGAGGGTTGGGATAGGAGAACTCATTGGGATGAGAATCAGAAAGGTGCCACCGAGTATTATTGTTAATTCTTTGATTACAGCTACAAAAGCAGGTCTTGAATTGACAACAAATGACTTGGAGACGCATTATATGGCGGGAGGAAATATACCCAATGTGATCAGGGCTCTGATATCTGCAGATAAAGCGAACATCAACCTGACATTCAAACAGGCTACTGCAATTGACTTGGCGGGAAGAGACGTATTTGAAGCAGTGCAGATTTCTGTAAATCCAAAAGTGATCAATACGCCGAATGTAGCTGCTGTAGCTGCTGATGGTATACAGCTGATCGCAAAAGCGAGAGTAACTGTTCGTGCCAACATCGCCCAACTTGTAGGTGGAGCAGGTGAAGAAACCATTCTGGCCAGAGTAGGAGAGGGTATTGTAACTTCTATTGGCTCGGCAGCGACGCACAAGAGTGTGTTGGAAAATCCGGATAAAATCTCAAAATTGGTTCTACAGAGAGGATTGGATGCGGGAACTGCTTTTGAAATTCTTTCTATAGATATCGCGGATATTGATGTGGGAACAAACATCGGTGCGAAATTGCAAATCGATCAGGCTTCTGCCGATCTGAAAGTAGCGGAAGCCAGAGCAGAAGAGAGACGTGCGATGGCCGTGGCTCTAGAGCAAGAGATGAAAGCCAGAAATGTGGAGATGAGAGCTAAGGTGATTGAAGCCGAAGCAGAGGTTCCACGGGCTCTGGCAGAAGCTTTCCGAAGTGGCAGACTGGGCGTGATGGATTACTACAAAATGGAGAATATCCAATCAGATACCTCCATGAGGGAATCTATAGCCAATTCAGAAACAGACTCAAAAGATTCCTCTAAAGGGAAAAATGAGAAAAAATAA
- a CDS encoding WG repeat-containing protein produces the protein MNKNFTLLVSLILTFSISETAHSQSWEVYDTKMQLQSRLIYDEIDLLSETVRIGKKGNELSLLSSDLKPAVSLVGTEIYQYTDPWILVKGPDGIGAFHEYGQQVLPLEYEKIQTYFNMLLASKGNEYWLYQRGKNKTIYLGELDETKITNTGLLIVRKQGEYSLPLSSNPDKTFELLADNDGEFVLAKDATGYGLINREGDYVLEPIIETLQHTHGNFYYGYNQGQYLLIEGNDIKSNIRYNSFHKITFENDIMLEYIHGKLRRVMEDDGILLDDVGITAVDKVGKDLYNVHFRDSKIGLLGKKGWLVQPMLEVDEIRFGSEGLFPAKSNGAFGFVDSSGTWVIQPQYAETTVFSEKIAAYRTSQSWGLIGATGDLISTAHYDEIKAFQKGLAIAKSANKFYLLNTTGQSVNQDGFDSIYRTGDGYFLVERSGKTGLLDSNGNEVIPTEFEGLRRERKNFVIVRKNGLTGVINETGEIILPLAYEKIVVDWANEQIFTKNNYVPTVIQIIEEPGKKNKKGA, from the coding sequence ATGAATAAAAATTTTACGCTACTCGTAAGTCTCATACTCACTTTTTCAATTTCTGAGACTGCCCATAGTCAATCATGGGAAGTATATGACACCAAAATGCAGCTTCAGTCAAGGTTGATTTATGATGAAATCGACCTCCTCAGCGAAACTGTCAGAATAGGAAAAAAAGGAAACGAGCTCTCGCTGTTGTCCAGTGATCTTAAACCGGCAGTTTCACTGGTCGGAACGGAGATCTACCAATACACAGATCCTTGGATTCTTGTCAAAGGCCCTGATGGCATAGGTGCATTCCATGAATATGGACAACAGGTATTGCCGCTGGAGTATGAAAAGATACAGACCTATTTCAACATGCTTTTGGCAAGCAAGGGAAATGAATACTGGCTTTACCAGCGTGGAAAAAACAAAACAATCTACCTTGGCGAACTTGATGAAACCAAGATCACCAATACAGGGCTACTAATCGTACGAAAACAGGGTGAATATTCTTTGCCTTTATCTTCCAATCCCGACAAAACATTTGAACTGCTTGCCGATAACGATGGGGAATTTGTGTTGGCCAAAGACGCAACAGGCTATGGGCTGATCAATCGTGAAGGTGACTATGTGCTTGAGCCTATTATCGAGACTCTGCAGCATACACACGGCAATTTCTATTATGGCTATAACCAAGGGCAGTATTTGCTGATTGAAGGAAATGATATCAAATCAAATATCCGTTATAATTCATTTCACAAAATCACTTTTGAAAACGACATTATGCTGGAATATATTCACGGAAAACTCCGTCGTGTAATGGAAGACGACGGCATTCTTTTAGATGATGTGGGAATTACGGCGGTCGATAAAGTTGGCAAAGACTTATACAATGTCCATTTTCGGGATTCAAAAATAGGGCTTCTGGGAAAGAAAGGTTGGCTAGTACAGCCTATGCTTGAGGTAGATGAGATCAGGTTTGGCAGTGAAGGCCTTTTTCCGGCTAAATCAAACGGTGCCTTTGGCTTTGTAGATTCATCCGGGACTTGGGTGATCCAACCTCAGTACGCAGAGACCACCGTTTTTTCAGAAAAAATAGCTGCCTATAGAACATCCCAAAGCTGGGGACTAATAGGCGCTACCGGAGATCTGATCAGCACAGCCCATTACGATGAAATCAAGGCCTTCCAAAAAGGACTGGCAATTGCAAAAAGCGCCAATAAATTCTATCTATTGAACACTACCGGCCAAAGCGTAAATCAGGATGGATTTGATTCCATTTATCGAACCGGGGATGGGTATTTCTTGGTAGAAAGATCAGGGAAAACCGGTCTTCTTGACAGTAACGGAAACGAAGTCATTCCTACTGAATTCGAAGGGCTAAGAAGAGAAAGAAAGAATTTTGTTATTGTCAGGAAAAATGGGCTTACCGGAGTAATCAACGAAACAGGTGAAATCATTCTTCCTTTAGCCTACGAGAAAATCGTGGTCGATTGGGCAAACGAACAGATTTTCACAAAAAACAACTATGTCCCAACTGTGATCCAAATTATAGAAGAACCTGGCAAGAAAAACAAAAAAGGGGCCTGA